A genome region from Pseudomonas sp. S06B 330 includes the following:
- a CDS encoding aminodeoxychorismate/anthranilate synthase component II, giving the protein MLLMIDNYDSFTYNVVQYLGELGAEVKVIRNDELTIAQIEALNPERIVVSPGPCTPTEAGVSIEAILHFAGKLPILGVCLGHQSIGQAFGGDVVRARQVMHGKTSPVHHKDQGVFAGLNNPLTVTRYHSLVVKRETLPECLELTAWTTLEDGSVDEIMGLRHKELNIEGVQFHPESILTEQGHELFANFLKQTGGRR; this is encoded by the coding sequence ATGCTATTGATGATCGACAACTATGACTCCTTCACCTACAACGTCGTGCAGTACCTCGGCGAGTTGGGTGCTGAGGTCAAGGTCATTCGCAATGACGAGCTGACCATCGCCCAGATCGAAGCCCTGAACCCCGAGCGCATCGTGGTTTCCCCCGGCCCGTGCACCCCGACCGAGGCCGGTGTTTCCATCGAGGCCATCCTGCATTTTGCCGGCAAGCTGCCGATTCTCGGCGTTTGCCTGGGTCACCAGTCCATTGGCCAGGCCTTTGGTGGCGATGTCGTACGTGCCCGCCAGGTCATGCATGGCAAGACCAGTCCGGTACACCACAAGGACCAGGGTGTGTTTGCCGGTCTGAACAATCCGTTGACTGTAACCCGCTATCACTCGCTGGTGGTCAAGCGTGAAACCTTGCCTGAATGCTTGGAGTTGACTGCCTGGACCACCCTTGAAGATGGTTCGGTAGACGAGATCATGGGCTTGCGTCATAAAGAACTGAACATCGAAGGGGTGCAGTTCCACCCTGAGTCGATCCTCACCGAGCAGGGCCACGAGCTGTTCGCTAACTTCCTCAAGCAGACCGGCGGCCGCCGCTAA
- a CDS encoding ABC transporter substrate-binding protein, with product MLKHLKLTALTLGLFAAGQAMAAADLTVISFGGANKAAQTKAFYEPWEKAGNGKIVAGEYNGEMAKVKAMVDTKSVSWNLVEVESPELARGCDEGMFEELDPALFGDEADYVPGAIQPCGVGFFVWSTVMAYNADKLKTAPTSWADFWDTKQFPGKRGLRKGAKYTLEFALMADGVAPKDVYKVLGTKEGQDRAFKKLDELKPSIQWWEAGAQPPQYLASGDVVMSSAYNGRIAAVQKESNLKVVWNGGIYDFDAWAIPKGAKNAEEAKKFIAYSVTPEQQKIYSQNIAYGPANAKAVSLLSDEIKKDMPTTPENIANQVQIDVAFWADNSEQLEQRFNAWAAK from the coding sequence ATGCTCAAACACTTGAAGTTGACCGCGCTGACGCTGGGGCTGTTTGCGGCGGGCCAGGCAATGGCGGCGGCTGATCTTACCGTGATCTCTTTCGGCGGCGCCAACAAGGCCGCACAGACCAAAGCGTTCTACGAACCATGGGAAAAGGCAGGCAACGGCAAGATCGTGGCTGGCGAATACAACGGTGAGATGGCCAAGGTCAAAGCCATGGTCGACACCAAGAGCGTGTCCTGGAACTTGGTCGAAGTTGAGTCGCCGGAGCTTGCTCGTGGTTGCGACGAAGGCATGTTCGAAGAGCTCGACCCAGCGTTGTTCGGCGACGAGGCCGACTATGTCCCTGGTGCCATCCAACCGTGCGGTGTGGGCTTCTTCGTTTGGTCCACAGTCATGGCTTACAACGCCGACAAACTGAAAACGGCCCCAACCAGTTGGGCCGATTTCTGGGACACCAAACAGTTCCCAGGTAAACGTGGCCTGCGCAAGGGCGCCAAGTACACCCTGGAGTTCGCCTTGATGGCCGACGGCGTCGCGCCCAAGGATGTCTACAAGGTGCTCGGCACCAAGGAAGGCCAGGACCGCGCCTTCAAGAAACTCGACGAGCTCAAGCCAAGCATCCAGTGGTGGGAGGCGGGTGCCCAGCCGCCGCAGTACCTGGCTTCGGGTGACGTGGTCATGAGCTCGGCCTACAACGGCCGGATCGCTGCAGTACAGAAAGAAAGCAACCTGAAGGTGGTGTGGAACGGCGGCATCTATGACTTCGACGCATGGGCCATTCCAAAGGGCGCGAAGAATGCCGAAGAAGCCAAGAAGTTCATCGCCTACTCGGTCACGCCTGAGCAGCAGAAGATCTACTCGCAAAACATTGCTTACGGCCCAGCTAACGCTAAAGCGGTGAGCCTGCTCTCTGACGAGATCAAAAAAGACATGCCGACTACCCCGGAAAACATTGCCAACCAAGTGCAGATCGACGTCGCCTTCTGGGCTGACAACAGCGAGCAACTGGAGCAACGCTTCAACGCCTGGGCTGCCAAGTAA
- a CDS encoding ABC transporter permease: MAIAVPLNEGAGSTLKQRLARAERVNRWKAQALIAPLALFLLLVFLVPIAALLYKSVGNPEVVTGLPQTVTAVTQWDGKGLPGEAVYKALSDDLAQARKNQTLGDTSKRLNMELAGYRSLLSKTARALPFKTEPASYKEALQELDERWGDPAYWQAIRRNTSSVTPFYLLAALDHRIDDLGELAKTTPDQAIYLDIFTRTLWMGFVITAICLVLAYPLAYLLANLPTRQSNLLMILVLLPFWTSILVRVAAWIVLLQSGGLINSALMAVGIIDKPLELVFNRTGVYISMVHILLPFMILPIYSVMKGISPTYMRAAISLGCHPFTSFWRVYFPQTYAGVGAGCLLVFILAIGYYITPALLGSPNDQMVSYFVAFYTNTSINWGMATALGGLLLLATVILYLIYSWLVGASRLRLS; this comes from the coding sequence ATGGCCATCGCAGTGCCCCTCAATGAAGGCGCCGGATCCACCCTCAAGCAGCGCCTGGCACGTGCCGAGCGGGTCAACCGCTGGAAGGCGCAGGCCCTGATTGCGCCGTTGGCGCTGTTCCTGCTGCTGGTTTTCCTGGTGCCTATTGCCGCACTGCTTTACAAGAGCGTCGGCAACCCGGAAGTCGTCACTGGCTTGCCGCAGACCGTTACCGCCGTCACGCAATGGGATGGTAAAGGCCTGCCAGGCGAGGCGGTGTATAAGGCACTGAGCGATGACTTGGCCCAGGCGCGCAAGAACCAGACCTTGGGCGATACCTCCAAGCGCCTGAACATGGAACTGGCCGGCTATCGCAGTCTGTTGTCGAAGACCGCCCGTGCCTTGCCGTTCAAGACAGAACCGGCCTCCTATAAAGAAGCGTTGCAAGAACTGGATGAGCGCTGGGGGGATCCTGCGTACTGGCAGGCCATCCGCCGTAACACCAGTAGCGTCACACCCTTCTATTTGCTGGCAGCTCTGGACCATCGCATCGATGACCTAGGGGAGCTGGCCAAGACCACCCCGGACCAGGCCATTTACCTGGACATCTTTACCCGCACCCTGTGGATGGGCTTCGTCATCACCGCCATTTGCCTGGTACTGGCCTATCCACTGGCCTACTTGCTGGCCAATCTGCCGACCCGTCAGAGCAACCTGCTGATGATTCTGGTGCTGTTGCCGTTCTGGACCTCAATCCTGGTACGGGTGGCGGCCTGGATCGTGTTACTGCAGTCGGGCGGGTTGATCAATAGTGCACTGATGGCTGTGGGCATTATCGATAAGCCGCTGGAACTGGTGTTCAACCGCACCGGTGTCTATATCTCCATGGTCCACATCTTGCTGCCGTTCATGATCCTGCCGATCTACAGCGTAATGAAGGGCATCTCGCCAACCTATATGCGTGCGGCGATCTCGCTGGGATGTCACCCGTTCACCAGTTTCTGGCGTGTGTATTTCCCGCAGACCTACGCTGGCGTCGGCGCGGGTTGCCTGCTGGTGTTCATCCTGGCGATTGGTTACTACATCACCCCGGCGCTGCTTGGCAGCCCTAACGATCAGATGGTCAGTTATTTCGTGGCGTTCTACACCAACACCAGCATCAACTGGGGTATGGCAACTGCGTTGGGCGGCCTGCTGCTGCTTGCCACCGTCATTCTGTATCTGATCTATAGCTGGCTGGTCGGCGCCAGCCGTCTGCGCCTGAGCTGA
- the rpe gene encoding ribulose-phosphate 3-epimerase, with product MQPYAIAPSILSADFARLGEEVDNVLAAGADIVHFDVMDNHYVPNLTIGPMVCTALRKYGITAPIDVHLMVSPVDRIIGDFIEAGASYITFHPEASLHIDRSLQLIRDGGCKAGLVFNPATPLDTLKYVMDKVDMILLMSVNPGFGGQKFIPGTLDKLREARALIDASGRDIRLEIDGGVNVNNIREIAAAGADTFVAGSAIFNTPNYQEVIAKMRAELALARA from the coding sequence ATGCAGCCCTACGCTATTGCCCCCTCGATTCTTTCTGCCGATTTCGCTCGCCTGGGTGAGGAAGTCGACAACGTGCTGGCCGCTGGTGCCGACATCGTTCACTTCGACGTAATGGACAACCACTACGTACCGAACCTGACCATCGGCCCGATGGTCTGTACCGCTCTGCGCAAATACGGCATCACCGCGCCAATCGACGTGCACCTGATGGTCAGCCCGGTTGACCGCATCATCGGTGACTTCATTGAAGCGGGCGCCAGTTACATTACCTTCCATCCGGAAGCCTCCCTGCACATCGATCGTTCACTACAGTTGATTCGTGACGGTGGTTGCAAGGCCGGCCTGGTGTTCAACCCGGCAACCCCGCTCGACACCCTCAAGTACGTGATGGACAAGGTCGACATGATCCTGTTGATGAGCGTCAACCCAGGCTTCGGCGGGCAGAAATTCATTCCTGGCACCCTCGACAAGCTGCGCGAAGCTCGCGCGCTGATCGACGCCAGCGGCCGCGATATCCGCCTGGAAATCGACGGCGGCGTGAATGTGAACAACATCCGTGAGATCGCTGCCGCCGGTGCCGATACCTTCGTTGCTGGTTCGGCCATCTTCAACACCCCGAACTACCAGGAAGTGATTGCCAAAATGCGTGCCGAATTGGCTTTGGCCCGCGCATGA
- a CDS encoding phosphoglycolate phosphatase gives MSGFEQLFPGALPRLVMFDLDGTLIDSVPDLAAAVDYMLLEMGRKPAGLEAVRHWVGNGAPVLVRRALAGGLDHAAVDDDEAEKGLELFMQAYADHHELTVVYPGVRDTLKWLQKQGVEMALITNKPERFVAPLLDQMKIGRYFRWIIGGDTLPQKKPDPAALLFVMKMANVSAADALFVGDSRSDVLAAKAAGVKCVGLSYGYNHGRPISEEQPCLVIDDLRALLPGCLDAATGITLADVQSPSDRDSIVAVIGKLWMKVIKALARWRWRA, from the coding sequence ATGAGCGGCTTCGAGCAGCTGTTCCCCGGGGCGCTGCCCAGGCTGGTGATGTTCGATCTGGACGGTACCCTGATCGATTCGGTCCCTGACCTGGCCGCAGCGGTGGATTACATGCTGCTCGAAATGGGGCGTAAGCCCGCAGGCCTTGAGGCTGTACGCCACTGGGTCGGCAATGGTGCCCCGGTGCTGGTGCGCCGGGCCCTGGCCGGTGGCCTGGATCATGCCGCCGTCGATGACGACGAAGCAGAAAAGGGCCTTGAACTGTTCATGCAGGCCTATGCCGACCATCACGAGTTGACGGTGGTGTACCCCGGTGTGCGTGACACCCTCAAGTGGCTGCAAAAGCAGGGTGTGGAAATGGCCCTGATCACCAACAAGCCGGAGCGCTTTGTCGCGCCGTTGCTCGACCAAATGAAGATCGGTCGTTATTTTCGCTGGATCATTGGTGGCGATACCCTGCCGCAGAAAAAGCCAGATCCGGCAGCACTGTTGTTCGTCATGAAAATGGCCAACGTTTCGGCAGCCGATGCTCTGTTCGTAGGGGATTCGCGCAGTGACGTACTGGCGGCCAAGGCCGCCGGGGTCAAATGTGTAGGCTTGAGCTATGGCTACAATCATGGCCGGCCAATCAGTGAAGAGCAGCCGTGCCTGGTCATTGATGACCTGCGGGCATTGTTGCCTGGTTGCTTAGATGCGGCCACTGGGATAACGTTGGCTGACGTTCAATCCCCCTCAGATCGAGATTCCATCGTGGCGGTTATCGGCAAACTCTGGATGAAAGTCATTAAGGCCCTGGCCCGTTGGCGTTGGCGCGCCTGA
- the trpE gene encoding anthranilate synthase component I — protein MTREEFLRLAAEGYNRIPLACETLADFDTPLSIYLKLADQANSYLLESVQGGEKWGRYSIIGLPCRTVLRVYDHQVRISHDGVEIERYDVEDPLAFVESFKERYKVPTIAGLPRFNGGLVGYFGYDCVRYVEKRLGKCPNPDPLGVPDILLMVSDAVVVFDNLAGKMHAIVLADPAQENAYENGLARLEGLLEQLRQPITPRRGLELGGPQAAEPTFRSSFTQSDYERAVDTIKEYILAGDCMQVVPSQRMSIDFKAAPIDLYRALRCFNPTPYMYFFNFGDFHVVGSSPEVLVRVEDNLVTVRPIAGTRPRGATEEADLALEEDLLSDDKEIAEHLMLIDLGRNDAGRVSTTGTVKVTEKMVIERYSNVMHIVSNVTGDLKEGLSAMDALRAILPAGTLSGAPKIRAMEIIDELEPVKRGVYGGAVGYFAWNGNMDTAIAIRTAVIKDGELHVQAGGGIVADSVPALEWEETINKRRAMFRAVALAEQTPRS, from the coding sequence ATGACCCGCGAAGAATTCCTGCGCCTGGCCGCTGAAGGCTACAACCGCATTCCCCTGGCCTGCGAGACCCTGGCTGACTTCGACACGCCGCTGTCGATCTACCTGAAACTGGCCGACCAAGCCAATTCCTACCTGCTCGAGTCGGTGCAGGGCGGCGAGAAGTGGGGGCGCTATTCGATTATTGGCTTGCCGTGCCGCACCGTGCTGCGTGTGTATGACCATCAGGTGCGGATCAGTCACGACGGCGTTGAGATCGAGCGCTACGATGTAGAAGACCCGCTGGCCTTTGTTGAGTCCTTCAAAGAGCGCTACAAGGTGCCGACCATCGCCGGTCTGCCACGGTTCAACGGTGGCCTGGTGGGCTACTTCGGCTATGACTGCGTGCGTTATGTGGAGAAGCGTCTGGGCAAGTGCCCGAATCCCGATCCACTGGGTGTACCGGATATTCTGCTGATGGTTTCCGATGCCGTGGTGGTATTCGACAACCTCGCGGGCAAGATGCACGCCATTGTCCTGGCCGATCCAGCCCAGGAAAACGCCTACGAAAACGGTCTGGCCCGTCTTGAAGGGCTGCTTGAGCAACTGCGTCAGCCAATCACTCCGCGCCGCGGCCTGGAACTGGGTGGCCCGCAAGCGGCTGAACCGACCTTCCGTTCCAGTTTCACCCAGAGTGACTACGAGCGTGCGGTCGATACCATCAAGGAGTACATCCTTGCTGGCGACTGTATGCAGGTAGTGCCGTCCCAGCGTATGTCGATTGATTTCAAGGCCGCACCCATCGATCTGTATCGGGCGCTGCGTTGCTTCAACCCGACGCCGTACATGTACTTCTTCAATTTCGGCGACTTCCATGTGGTAGGCAGCTCGCCGGAAGTGCTGGTGCGGGTTGAAGACAACCTCGTCACCGTCCGCCCGATCGCCGGCACACGTCCGCGTGGGGCCACGGAAGAGGCGGATCTAGCACTGGAAGAGGACCTGCTGTCGGATGACAAGGAAATCGCCGAGCACCTGATGCTGATTGATCTGGGCCGCAACGATGCCGGCCGGGTGTCGACAACCGGTACGGTCAAAGTCACCGAGAAGATGGTCATCGAGCGTTACTCCAACGTCATGCACATTGTTTCCAACGTTACCGGTGATTTGAAGGAAGGTCTCAGCGCCATGGATGCGCTGCGCGCAATCCTGCCAGCCGGAACCTTGTCCGGGGCGCCGAAGATCCGCGCCATGGAAATCATCGACGAACTCGAGCCGGTTAAACGCGGCGTCTACGGTGGTGCAGTCGGTTACTTTGCCTGGAACGGCAACATGGACACGGCGATCGCCATTCGCACTGCGGTCATCAAGGATGGCGAACTGCATGTACAGGCTGGTGGCGGCATCGTCGCCGACTCGGTACCTGCACTGGAATGGGAAGAAACCATCAACAAACGCCGGGCGATGTTCCGCGCGGTGGCGCTGGCAGAACAGACGCCACGTAGCTGA
- a CDS encoding ABC transporter ATP-binding protein: protein MSEVNSSAAAGEVLVSFRGVQKSYDGESLIVKDLNLDIRKGEFLTLLGPSGSGKTTSLMMLAGFETPTAGEIQLAGRSINNVPPHKRDIGMVFQNYALFPHMTVAENLAFPLSVRNLSKTDISERVKRVLNMVQLDAFAQRYPGQLSGGQQQRVALARALVFEPQLVLMDEPLGALDKQLREHMQMEIKHLHQRLGVTVVYVTHDQGEALTMSDRVAVFHQGEIQQIADPRTLYEEPKNTFVANFIGENNRINGRLISQDGERCLVQLARGEKVEALAVNVGQSGEPVTLSIRPERVRLNGHSESCVNRFSGRVAEFIYLGDHVRVRLEVCGKADFFVKQPIAELDPALAVGDVVPLGWEVEHARALDPILEAN from the coding sequence ATGAGTGAGGTGAATTCGAGCGCTGCAGCCGGCGAAGTGCTGGTCAGCTTCCGCGGTGTGCAGAAGAGCTACGACGGCGAGTCGCTGATCGTCAAAGACCTCAATCTGGATATTCGCAAAGGCGAGTTCCTGACCTTGCTCGGCCCGTCCGGCTCCGGCAAGACCACCAGCCTGATGATGCTCGCAGGCTTCGAGACCCCGACCGCCGGTGAGATCCAGCTGGCCGGTCGCTCGATCAACAACGTGCCGCCGCACAAACGCGACATCGGTATGGTGTTCCAGAACTACGCGCTGTTTCCGCACATGACGGTGGCCGAGAACCTGGCGTTCCCTCTGAGTGTGCGCAACTTGAGCAAGACCGACATCAGCGAACGCGTCAAGCGGGTGCTGAATATGGTGCAGCTCGACGCGTTCGCTCAGCGCTACCCCGGTCAACTGTCCGGTGGCCAGCAGCAACGCGTGGCGCTTGCCCGAGCGCTGGTGTTCGAACCACAGCTGGTGTTGATGGATGAGCCGCTCGGTGCGCTGGACAAGCAGCTGCGTGAGCACATGCAGATGGAGATCAAACACCTGCACCAGCGTCTGGGTGTCACCGTCGTCTACGTCACTCATGACCAGGGCGAGGCACTGACCATGTCTGACCGTGTAGCGGTGTTCCATCAGGGCGAGATTCAGCAGATTGCCGATCCTCGCACCCTCTATGAAGAGCCGAAGAACACCTTTGTTGCCAACTTTATCGGTGAAAACAACCGCATCAATGGCCGCCTGATCAGTCAGGACGGTGAGCGTTGCCTGGTGCAGCTCGCCCGCGGAGAAAAGGTTGAAGCCTTGGCTGTCAATGTCGGCCAGAGCGGTGAGCCAGTCACCCTGTCGATTCGTCCGGAGCGCGTACGCCTGAACGGTCACAGCGAAAGCTGCGTCAACCGTTTCTCGGGTCGAGTCGCCGAATTCATTTACCTGGGCGACCACGTACGCGTCCGTCTGGAGGTTTGCGGCAAGGCCGATTTCTTCGTGAAGCAGCCGATTGCCGAGCTCGACCCGGCGCTGGCCGTGGGCGATGTGGTACCGCTTGGCTGGGAAGTGGAGCACGCCCGCGCGCTTGATCCAATCCTCGAAGCCAATTGA
- a CDS encoding ABC transporter permease, producing the protein MLSPYMSPVERVWFYSLRILCGLILLFLVLPVLVIIPLSFNSGSFLVYPLQGFSLQWYQDFFASAEWMRALKNSIIVAPAATVLAMIFGTLASIGLTRGDFPGKPLIMALVISPMVVPVVIIGVASYLFFAPLGMGNSFISLILVHAVLGVPFVIITVSATLQGFNYNLVRAAASLGASPLTAFRRVTLPLIAPGVISGALFAFATSFDEVVVTLFLAGPEQATLPRQMFSGIRENLSPTIAAAATLLIAFSVVLLLTLEWLRGRSEKLRTQQPA; encoded by the coding sequence ATGCTGAGCCCTTACATGTCGCCCGTTGAGCGGGTCTGGTTCTACAGCTTGCGCATCCTTTGCGGGCTGATCCTGTTGTTCCTGGTGTTGCCGGTGCTGGTGATCATTCCGTTGTCGTTCAACTCGGGAAGTTTTCTGGTTTATCCGCTGCAGGGCTTCTCGCTGCAGTGGTACCAGGACTTCTTTGCCTCGGCTGAATGGATGCGCGCGCTGAAAAACAGCATCATCGTCGCCCCGGCGGCCACCGTGTTGGCGATGATTTTCGGCACACTGGCTTCGATCGGTCTGACCCGCGGCGACTTCCCGGGCAAGCCGCTGATCATGGCCCTGGTGATTTCGCCGATGGTGGTGCCGGTGGTGATCATTGGGGTTGCCAGCTACCTGTTCTTCGCGCCATTGGGTATGGGTAACAGTTTTATCTCGCTGATCCTGGTGCATGCAGTACTGGGTGTGCCGTTCGTGATCATCACCGTGTCGGCGACCCTGCAGGGCTTCAACTACAACCTGGTGCGTGCAGCCGCCAGCCTTGGTGCTTCACCGTTGACTGCCTTTCGTCGGGTGACGCTGCCATTGATTGCGCCTGGGGTTATTTCCGGTGCCTTGTTCGCTTTTGCCACTTCGTTTGATGAAGTGGTAGTGACCCTGTTCCTGGCGGGCCCTGAGCAGGCAACGTTGCCACGGCAGATGTTCAGCGGCATCCGCGAAAACCTCAGCCCGACGATTGCAGCGGCGGCGACCTTGCTGATCGCATTTTCGGTGGTGTTGCTGCTGACCCTTGAATGGTTGCGTGGGCGTAGCGAGAAATTGCGGACTCAACAGCCAGCATGA